TGGAGAGGAACCAAAGGAAACCTTGTCAGGACTTTGTCATGATGCTGCACCTTCAGCATCAATTTGATGACAGAGCTATTCAACTATTTAATTCTTTCATCATGGAAATAGATTAAACCTGTAAATGTCTCTTTGTCTTACCAGACTTTCAACCTGTGACATATTGTGAATCTGCCTTCTGGTGCTCCATCTCCTATTATGAGTTGAACCAGCGTGTTGGAGAGACCTTCCACGCTTCACAACCCTCCCTTACAGTAGATGGATTCACAGATCCCTCCAACTCCGAACGCTTCTGTCTGGGCTTGCTGTCAAACGTCAACCGCAACTCAGGAGTAGAACTCACACGCAGACACATAGGTATTAACTGTATTTCGAAGCGACGGCATAAATTTGTTCTGATTATATGTGAAGGTTGTTTTATGCTGagctagctttttttttttctcctctttttccaGGTCGGGGTGTGAGGTTATACTACATCGGGGGTGAGGTGTTTGCAGAATGTCTCAGTGATAGCGCCATCTTTGTCCAAAGCCCTAACTGCAACCAGCGCTATGGGTGGCATCCTGCCACTGTGTGCAAAATACCTCCAGGTCAGCACAACGTGCATACAAACACAAACTCATTAAAGGCAATATGACCAGAGTATGACTGTACAACTGTGTTCTTCTGCTcctgacatttattttattctctgtGCTAGTAAACCTgataataaatattttgttgCTAGGCTGCAACCTGAAGATCTTCAACAACCAGGAGTTTGCTGCGCTGCTCTCTCAGTCAGTCAACCAGGGATTTGAGGCAGTCTACCAACTCACCAGGATGTGTACTATTCGGATGAGTTTTGTTAAGGGTTGGGGAGCTGAGTACAGGTAAAtattttactatttttcttATATTACTTACAAAGTATAAGATATTGTTGCATTTGCTTATTATTTGACTGACAGTAAAGTAATACGTGAGAAGGACTGATGTCATGTTGTAGTGGCGTAAATGTGTAATATGGTGTTCTGAAATGGTAGAGGTTGTGTAGtgattaaaataaatgtcattttctGGTTAGGTCATTTACAGGTAGTTAATAAATGTCAGTGTACTAAATATTTTGGCTGGTAGATGGCCTGCTTAGAGGTCAGAAGACAAGTTAACATTTAACTGACTCAGCTAGTGAGTGGCTCGTATTACTCATGTCTTTCAAGTCTCTGCCGTGCATTTTTTTCCCTAAACGTGATGTGGAAACTTAAATTGTACACTGCATATACAATCAAATTGAGGTTCAGTGAgtcaacattttgtttattaggCAGTAAAATGctggaagaaaaaaattgtTCTGTTTGGGAAACATGTGGACAATTGCATCTATTGTAGAACTTATTACACAAATGAATGCACATTATTCTAAAGAGGTTGTTCAACATCTTCATTCATAATTGGAGAAGTgaggaataaaagaagaaaaacatgactTTGGGTTGTTGACTGAAGCcgacttttaacaggaaaagaaGGTGATGGGGGATGGTGTAACTGTGACTCTgtaagagaggaggaagaatgCAGCAGGCATGCAGTAGTGAGGGGGGTATGAAGTGGGGTGTGGACATATTTCTAACTGCCTCTGGAAGGGGGATTCCCACTGGACTATGAATGGTGCGTGTTGTATTtctggcaccaaacaccttggAGAAAAACATCCTCAGAGATACTTGAATGGCTTCAGAAATAGCCCAGAGCTGGCATCACTGTTCGGGAAATTCTTCCAAAAATATGGACTGTATAAGCTATAAGACAACAACCGTTATAATATAGTACAGAAGAAAAGGTTCAGCAATGACAGAAATGTGTGCTTTCCTTCTTTGTGTTCTGCAGACGTCAGACAGTGACCAGCACCCCCTGCTGGATAGAGCTACATCTTAATGGTCCCCTTCAGTGGTTGGACAAGGTCCTCACACAGATGGGCTCCCCCAGCATCCACTGCTCTAGTGTGTCCTAGGAGCAGCCCTCCTTCCCATCCACACTCAAACCCCCCCATAGGAATCAATCCACAGAAACAGCATTTCCCCTGCTGTGTTTGACATTTCTCATCACATGTACAGCACTGTCTTTAGTGTCATTTAGTGTCTCAATTTCATGGTCATTGTAGGACATTTTTAtgggttttattattttcagaaGACAGAAGTGCATCTTCATGATTATTCTTTTACATATTATGTCCATCCTTCCTGTTAATTAACTTTACATTTCACAAAGGAgactgaaatgtttgttttccaaGTTGGAAGATATGCAGTTTCAACTTGGCCATCGAcatgttttaaaacatttttgattCTATGAATTAATCAATATTATGAATAAGCCTTTAGTGTCCCAGCAATCACTGAATTGGGAagcttatttaataaaaaaacgATAAATTAACATGAGAAATGTTATTTATAGTGACAGAATAtatttcattaatattttaagTAGAAGGTACTTTCCTTTATTGATTTATGATCAATAAAGAAACCAATTATCTGATCAGTGAATTGGTATTTTGtctagctttaaaaaaaaaaaacagtatcaGTGTTTCTGATATAGAGCCCTTGTATTAAAAGTATTTTGCTCAATGAAAGAGACATTTTCTAAGTTATTTTTGCATATTGTCCTGCATGAGAATATATTTTTCTTATTGCCTAAATATGATTGTACATAAATATTTATAGCTTGTGTAATCTGCTAGTCATCCATTGCTTGAAAGAGTGGATCAAAGTGAACTCTCGCATGGGTGGATTCATAGTAAGACTACTTAGATGAACTTTTCAGGTGAGTTGGTTCTGAAGTGTGGCACAGGAATACTGTACCAACCATTAGTGTTATTTGATAACAGGCTCGATGAGTCATTATAGTAGACTGACTGAATCTGGACACCATGTGACTTGAAGTATGAAGTGTACATTGACCAaggttgtgttcatctgttGTTGGCAGTGTGGAGTGAAAACAACAATGCAGGTCTTCTTATGTATTATCAATTGTTAACCAATGGTACACTATGCTCCTTATGGGTAAATGATGCATTTCAAGTTTATTGTGTCACTTTAATGGTTGTGGTAATTTGCTTGTCCACTAAATACTGTATATTACATGTACATTACAATATAAGGCATGTGTAATATGCTCACTGTCCTTGGTCGTTGTCTAAGACGTCACCATGTTAATCCTGCACTCACTCACAGTACATAAGACTGAGTCACCAAGCAATCTATTTAAAGGAGTTACATGGTGCTGAACGGAAACACTGTACTACACAGTACATTAGGTATGTGGTAGGTCTGTATCAGTACTTGAGTTCCTTGATATTCTTTTAGTGGTTTTATGATCCAAgtcttatgtttttgttttttaatgtagaCTAATATTTGTTCTCAAATGTCTAGAATTATCTGTGAAATTTTAATAAATtgcaaaacagtaaaaagagGGCTGCTTCTCTGTAAAAGGAATTATGtatgaaatataaatgtaaaaagaacaGTTGCCTCACAGCAGCTGGTGCATTCATTGTACCACTAAATTGACCCTTTCTGTGTTAGGGTGGCGACCTGTCTGGGGTACACTCTGCTTCTCATACATGACCCTGCACCAAGGAGTAAAGTTGCTTGTTGAAACATTATTATACACCGTGACAAAAATTTGAAATTGATATACATAAAGCGGATAAGTGTCCTGTAATAAATGATATCATCAGGAAACCTGTAGAGGTGACGCGACACTCTTTTGCTAAACGGCATAGTTTGTGATGGTATGTATGTACagtataatatatttttaaatgtgcttctcTACTCATTAAGGCTTGATAAAAATATTAGAAACTCCCCACTGCGCTACATCTAAATTACTTATTTACTGCAGAGTTAATCGCAAAGCACAATACACATATCCTTTTATTTAAGTTGAATAGAGATTGTGAACCCATGTGAGTGTTCACAACAAATAAACCATACTCACTAAATATTAAAATCACAAGGTTTTGTGTTAATTTATTCCAGTGTGCATTATATGTCTTTTTAGGATAAGGCACATCATTTACCTTTAAAATATATGTATCAATGTACCTAATAACAAATACACAAACCACATACATTTCATGTCTTTCCCcaccttcaacaccatcacGTGCTGAGGTTCACTTAGGGCTAAAGTATAGTGAAGAACCCAGGGGAGTAGATTGAGGATCAGGGCCACTCATTTGCTTTTCTTGCAATCAGGAATTCCCATCTGTTTTTTCAATACATCATTTCATGTTAAGAATCCACAGTTTTTAAATATACTAATGCCTACAGTGCCATCTGTAAGCATCTCCACTTTCCAAGTGCAAGCAGGATGTCACGGGATGCTGAATCTTGTGGAAGCCCCAAGAAAAACAGGAGGATCAGGTGAAAGGAGTCCAAGTTACAGCCAGCTACTTTTAGCTTTCTTCTCCCGATGATAACCCATCTATCTCATCTTCATCACCACCGATGGCCATCCAAAATGCTTTTGCCACCTAGAAAGCAGATTGTGGGTAAACAGATCATGTATTGAACTAATGAAGGGTTAAATTAAaacactaaagaaaaaaaaaacttaccttTTCTGCGTGAACTTTTCTCTGCTCGTGGGGTAATGAAGAAGCTTTGTCTGTAGGTTTAAAATAGAGAAGACCAAAATCATCAGTCAGCCACAATGACATCAGGTGCACTGGCATCCAAATATTTGAGCACTCCTGATGAAAAgttgatttgttgttttttgtttgtttgtttctgaaacCTTGAATGCAAGACTAGAGTTTTTGTGCAATGTAAGTATTCCAAAATCTTAGTAATCTCAGAAATCCTGAAGGTAACTAGCTTGTCTGTGCTTTGGCTTGTTCATAGTAATTGTTCTGGAAACTTGGGCAATGCACATTTCAAGACTTGCATACATATTCTGACTCCTAAAATATTATTCCTACAATAATCAGCCATTGAGTCCTCTACTAAGTAAGAGCGCCTTGTCTTTTGAAGATTAAAAATTTTATGCCCACAATTCAGGATAttgctttaagaaggcctttaCTCAGCTGGAACTGGAATTAATGGAACTGATTTACTGTACTTAAAAAGAAAGGAGGGACATCAAAGTGATGtctggaaaacaaagcaaaaaaaaaaactttaagagATCTAATCGTAGGATTGCTAGAATCAAAACCCTgtgatgaaaacaaaggaacttCAGGAAAATTGAGCAGACTGTGCTTTAATCTACTTGTACAACCACGACCTTCGTGGAAGAGATAATTAAAAGCATCAGAAGTTTTCAAATGAACATCTAAATAAACCTAATGATCTCTTTAACTGTTAAGCATATGGGTGGATGGCTTGTGTTACAGCCACTGGCACAAGATAGAGGAAGGATGGATTCAATTATACACCACAAATTCTGCACTGCAGTATCTGCAAACAAAAAGCTCAAGATAAAAAAAGATGATGTTGTTTAACAACATTTTAACAATCCGAAAAACACCTCAaaatccaacaacaactactgagtgACGAACACTGAAGATTTGTcagtggttcttgaaatttccTGAGCTAAACATCTTCAACAGTTGATGGAGTTTAAAGAAGCTGTGCAGGCCAGAACAAAGATCTGACAAAACTGAAAGATGTTTGCAAAGAAAGGGTGAAAATCCAACAAACAAGAATGGTAAGATGTGTTGCTTACAAAGTACTGACCATGGGGGCTTAAACTTTTTATCATAATCACTTTCTTTTTATTAGTTAAAGTAATCATCTGAAATGCATCAAACTATTTtgaaaatataatgaaaaacaaaagctaaaTACATCAAAGATGCTCACTTAGCTATTCAAAGTGAACTCTATAGAAAATATTTAACCTCCACAGGGACAACAtacctttaaataaaaaaaagaaagaaagaaagaaagaaagaaagaaagaaagaaagaaaaaacaagatttgcatatcttttttaaaattctcccATTTACCTTTCATCTCCTTTAATTTGGTAAAAAGCCGTTCAAAGTTATCAACATCTACATCTCCAGTTGTGAGGTTAGCGAGCTCCTGAATGTCCAAATCAGTCATTGCATCTGAGGGAGATCAAAAAAATGTATGTTTATACACATAACTAACAGTTCCAGCAGCAGTATTTTGAGGAATCTGAGAAAAATTGATTCACGACTTAGTAAAGAAAATTCTATCACAAGGCATTCGCTTACCAACTACTGCCTCTTCCTGTGTGTCTGTATTTGTAGTACTTTCTGTATGGTTAGGCTCCTCATTGTTAACGGTGCCCTCTACTGGTAAGCTGGAAGActaccaaaaaaaataaaacagcttgGATCAGCATGCCTCCACAAAAAcgactttaaaaaaacataaatttaaattgtattgattcaagcaagcaagcaagcaagaaaatgcatgaaaaaataCTGTTAAAACCTAAATAAATCGATCATtatcaaaaaaggaaaactccACTAACTGGTGGATCTTGGCAGGTGCGTGGGTTGTTATGTCTGGAAGCCACCAAACtgctcatcagaccaaagcccTGATTGTGCCCTGTTAGAGATGTAAACTGTCACATGCCATACATGCATACACAGAGTATGTAGTAGTTAAATCAAAGGTTATGTCATCTTACCATCCTTCATTTCCACGCTGGACCACACATTTGCATTGAGAGCCTGAACAATTCTCTTTACACCTGTGGATTCTGGAAAGTCGTCTGATAGAGAAAACAGAATAGTGTGAATGCGGGTGAAAATATtatcaaaacacaaagaattGAGATATAAATCTGGGTGATGTCACTGCTCATTTCTCCCATTTGAGAAACTCACCATCCTCATCTGGGAGCTCCTGAGGATTGAGTTCTACGAGCTCAAATGCATGAGCCAAACACCACTGCTGCGCTTCATGTCTGGTGACTCCTACAACATAAATTAGAAGTTGTATCCCCCACGACTTATATGTAAGACAGTGTTTTCTGCAAGCCACATGCAGAGCAAAAAAACTGACCATTTTCACAGACTCTGTCACAGACCAGGATGAGCACCTCTGGCGCAAGATCTTCCACTAACGGGATCCAAGGTTGTAGCTTTTGCAGCCCATCTTTCTGCAAACATAATGGATGATATAAAGGCATGAAGAAACGTGCTGTTTAGACTTATAAATATAACTTCTTATGTCACATACCGCTTTGCTGTCAAAATAAGCGATGAAAGCTTGCATGGACTGGGCAATCTCTGACGACATGTGAAAAGTGCTTGATACAACACAGAGACTGACATCTGCCGTATAATACTTGTTGTTGATGGTCCAAGGGTACCAGACCACTGTTTCCTCTCGCTTTGTCGGCTCGGGTAAAGTCTTCGTACTGAGGATTTctgagacaaaaacaaatctgttgATCTACACGAACAAAGACGTCAAGCTAAGCTTCTCACGGTGAAAGCTCAAGCAACAGGAATAGTATTAACCTTAATTAGCATTACCATATCGCTTGTATATCAGCCTGGCGAAAGTAAAGGACATAAAATGGCTTAGACGCCTTGAAGAAATTCGCTATTAACCcgaaaaaaagacataaaaggGCTTCCAGATGCTATCGCTTAGTTAGCTCTGTTTAACGTTAGCTTCCTTACTATTATGTTATTTTCACCTTAACTTACGTTTGATtagttcttcttctttaaaCTCGCTGTCACAGCTAGTGACAAGCACACATGGGGTGgctatttctgtgttttcttctgAAGCTGACATTTTAATTATAAATTGGAGAGAAAGCTTCTTCAGCTATTAGCTTAGCGTTACGATGGAAAACTTGGGAGACCTTTCAACTCTGACCGGCCTCTTCCGGTGCACGTTAAACAGTCTTGTGACGTTTaattgtaaaaatatttttcgaTCCATCATTGAAactaagtaataataataataataataataataataataataataataataataataataataaggatgatgataatgataattatttaaaaagcaaaatcaaAAAATTGCACTCTGCGTTTATGTGAAGTGGAGGGACACTGTGAACAAATCTAACATCAGCTGATATGTTTTAGAAGGTGATTAAAGTAAAGGCCATGGTTATGTGGCAATGGGATTGGAGCATTGGGATAAACAATTATTTACTTAGACGTGACCCTTATATGCCTGACTGTCAAACTCCAGGAAGAAATGAGCTGCACGGTGTCTCGTCGTCAAGGTTACGTGTACCGAATCAGAAACTTTCACTGGTGACAAGCTAATTGTTTCGCTAACAGTGGGTAActcaatgactgtagaaaagtCATTGGGGTAACTAGTACAGTTCGCCATTGTGctatatatatttcagttacaAACCCATAaataatgatgaaaaaaaatgtccGAAGTGGTTAAAAAGGAAGACAAGTCGGGAGCTGTTTCGGTTCGGGTAAAGTTTCCTTGACTTATCTTGCCTTTCGCTAAATCATCAAACTCGTGTATGCTGTTTTTAGGTCATTTTCTGgagtatttacattttatgaCTGTATTGCAGGTGGAAGACGATTTAAGACAACTCAAACCTAGTCTTGAGAAAGTGACTGTCAGTGAGGGGAGGACAACACTGAACACTCAGGCCCTGAACATCAGGGTGAGAAATCTTCACGCACAGTAgcatttatattaaataaagaGACTTAAGTGAAACATAGTACACGTAAGAACCGACAGTTAATAAGTTCTTGACTGTCTGTAGAAACATGCAGAGGATTGTTTGAAAACAGTGAATAAGCAGCAGCTGGTTCTTCCTCCCATTGaagatttacaaaaaaagacTATTTCTAAATGGTAAGTAGTATTTTTAGTGGGAATATTTTGCTCAACCATTACCTTTTTGCAAATTTGATTAAATATGTTTAGAATTGTTGTGAATTCTGGTTAATTGGGATTGTGAGTCTGAAAGAAAGTCTTTACACAGGACTCCTTGTCTGGAGAAAATCTCAGATGtgaagaaacagagagaaaaccttCCAGGAGCTCCAGCAGGGGAACAGGTAGATTATTATGTGCATTCAGAAACTTTAAAAAAGGATAATAAATGACCTTTTTTCAATTAATGAGGGTGTGTACAAGCTAAACACGTGCAATACGATAGGGAAGGTAAAAGCGGGCAAGGATTGATACCTTTTTTGTTTAGCAAAAATCCTAACTATTTACACGCTCATTGGAAAaattattaggtacacctgtttgcATTAACAGCATGTCAATGCAAATATCAATAGCCCAATCACACGGCAGCAACTTGGTGCATTTAGGAATGTACAAAATCAcctgctgaaattcaaactgagCGTCAGAATGGGCAAGATGATCTCTGGACGTAGCATTGTTGGCGCCAGGCGGTCTGTTCTGAGTATTTCACAAATTGCTAGtttactgggattttcctgcacaaccATCTCTATAAGGTATACAGAGGATTGtctgaaagagagaaaatatacaGTGAGCGACAGTTCTCTGGATCAGAGGAGAATAGCCAGACTCCTTTGAGTTGATCCATCACTTTACGGTTACAGTGTAACCATCTTcagatggctgcttccagcaggattatgcaccatgtcacaaagatTGTTCACCTCAaagtggtttcttgaacatgacaatgagttcactgtactcaaatggtctCAACAGTCACATGATCTTAAACAGAGCACCTCTGGGATGCAACAGATCTGTATTAGTGGCGTGATGCTGTCAAAGTCTCTGAGAAATGTTTGCAGCCCCTTGATGAAACTTGTGCCATGATGAATTAAGGCAGCTATGATTCAAAAGGGGGTTCAACCTGGTACTGATGAGGTATACCTAATGAATAGACTAATGAGAGTGCATCTTCTATTAcaatttctgattttttttcctttctctgtttCAGGACAAGTTAGCATTGAACATGTGTTTGCCAAACAAAAGATCCATTAGGCATCAGAAATCTGGGAAATTGCTTACTGATACTCACAGGAAGAGAGCAAATGAGGTAAGTAATATTCCATAAATGTAGAATAACCTGTAGTTGTAGTTTGCTATCATGCATGATTTCTTTAGAAACTACACCTTACAGAAAGCCATAGGGTCTTTCAAATGAAGTATAAACATGGTATTACATTTACTGATCATATACATAATGTTATAACATAAACAACTCTTAATCCAGTTATTCTTATTGTGATGTATTATTTATCACAGGTGGGTCTAAAATAAACCCTGTGAACTTGCCACTTTAGTCAACTTTTCTCTGGAGCCTTTGAATCTGTTTATTATGTcgatagttgtttttttctccaaaaattATGTGCTACAGTTTGTCGGATTGAATACTCTACACAAAGTAGCTGACAGATAATTTGCAGTGGCTTTGTAAAACGGAACCACAAAAGAGAATTTCGACTTTTCATTTGTTGCAGACATCAGGCTCAATGTTTTCTAATtatatttgaaatgttttcatgGGGCATTTCAGTCTTACCGCTGGAAAGAACACCATTCACTGCATGAAATCTCGGCTATAATCATAGTTTTGTCAGAGTTTAATtatgaaataataattatttcCTCCGGGTATTTGCTTTGTACAGTGAGAAAAGTTTCTGCTGCACCTGTGGTGAATTAGATATCATTGTTCTTTTCCCCGATACTTACTCTCTAATCCTTCCAATAGACAGTGTGTGCTGGAGTGAAGAGTGATGGTAGTGTTCTGTATTAATAGATGCCTCAAGTCTCATGTTCAGACAGTCTGTGACGTAAAGGTCACTTGGCTTAGGGATGACATCCAGCACTTGTCACAGCAAACAAATTAATCTTTGCAAAGGTCGGCATTAGTTTTAGATCTATTTTACACACTTTTCTGATATGTTTTTGGGAATCTCTACCTGACACAAGAAACATAGGCCAAGACTGTCACTCTGATATAGGAGAGATGGAATTGCTGGCTGCAGAAAGCGGAAAGCAGCAGATTGCAGCACATCAGCATTCTTCTAAAGTAACAGGCGCCTGATTGCTGTGCTATGGGCTACTGGTTTACAGCTGTCTCAAGACAGAAGTGGATACCTGGTCCAGCATGCCAATAAGACAGCCGTAGCTTCCCCAACTGCTAACCACTGGCTCTCTGCCTGCTACCATCTCCTGCAACTCAGGCCAGCTCTTCTTCTCTCCATACCCATGCCAGGCAATGAGCGTTTGCATTTTAGCAATTTTACAAAGGGTGCCACCTTTTTCCCAACCTCATCTGAAACAGATGTGTGCCTTTGAGGGGAGAATCTCACTGCACCTGGCTGCTACCTGTGGTCTGTCAAAGAGCTCAGTGGTCTGAGAAGAACAAAAGAAAGGACATTAGGTGACAAATCTGGAGGAGCACAAACTTTCTGTTTTATGAGTtgtgaaatgtttaaatgtagTCACAACAAATTCATACTGAAATTAGGCCAAtaaatcttgttttatttttattgtaatcCAGTGTTatgaattaaaatgtttaaggtTAACAGATTTGAATAACTATGATTGACAGTGAGTTACAGCGAAGGTCCTATTGCCAGTGGCACTTTTCTAAATTCTTAATGAATGCAGCAAACCTGTTGTTTCTGATAAAGCATGCTATCCTGAACCGCTTGTTTCTACTTATTCCCCtagaaaatgttttcatgtctaATGGGACAGATGGGTTTTAATGTGGACAGTAGCAGGTAATGTCAGGCAGCGTTTTGTTGGTTGTGTTTACATCTGATGTGCAGTCACTGATGTTGCGAAAATCTTCTGTTCAGGCAAAAGGTGACAGGATAATCTCTGGCTCTGTGGTGAATCTTCAAGGAGCTGAATCAAAGGGCCATCACATCCTGGTAGTTCCCAAAGAAGACTTTTGGACAGGTTAGCAGCATTTCACCACCCCTACACCATCTCCTCATCTTTTATACTCCAGACAAACATCTTTTGACATTCTGTGTTTGCTTAATGTTTGCGGAAACTTTGATCAAGTCAGTAATTCCACAATACTCTATAGTGTCAAACTCCAAATCATATAAATTTTTATATTAAGTTAGTAGTATTAAGTTTAGatactattatatatattttcttaatCCTGGGAGAGGATGAACGAGGACAGTGCCACATCCAAATTTGTGTTCTGTGTCGATCGACTACAAGGCTGCATCTCTTTATCCCAGAGAAGATTGATATTTTTCAAAGATGGGACAGCGCTCTACAGAGTCTGTAGcagtttttcctgtttctgtctGCTTTTTACATTAACCTTGAATTTATTATTTAGGGaatattaaaaaatgtcttttatggAAAATGTCATTTATCTTTGCTAAAAGTTCTACTTTTTAGAATACCAAACTTTTAAGAATCTGGATAAAAGTCCATCAGCTTTGCCAAAGctattatgttttttgtctcatCCTTCTAgctgttttagtttttctttcatgaTTTTAGGTTAAATATCTCAATGACTCTGTTCTTGAAGAGATAGCTGATGCTTGATTTGACTTCTGatcacttttaaaatgtatctgGGTCTTTCTGTGAATTTTGCCCTGATAGATTCAAAGTCCACGTGCCACGAACAGCCAGTATGTAAAACAAAAGCTGAATCCACTTATTTAAGAGCAGACAAAGACTGCACACCCACTGAGACACCAGCTTTCGCCACAACTTCCAAGAGCATGGTTCCTAGAAGTCCTCAGGTACACTAATTCAAAAATAGTAGGTGCTAAAAACCAACATTTTCATGAATTGTAACACTGTTATTAATAACTAAGCTGGGTGTCTCTCACTTGTTTCCTCTTTAGAGCCTGCCTGTAGATATCCCCAGGTACCTTTTTACAATCAGAAGTGGACAGGT
The Maylandia zebra isolate NMK-2024a linkage group LG7, Mzebra_GT3a, whole genome shotgun sequence DNA segment above includes these coding regions:
- the aagab gene encoding alpha- and gamma-adaptin-binding protein p34; translated protein: MSASEENTEIATPCVLVTSCDSEFKEEELIKQILSTKTLPEPTKREETVVWYPWTINNKYYTADVSLCVVSSTFHMSSEIAQSMQAFIAYFDSKAKDGLQKLQPWIPLVEDLAPEVLILVCDRVCENGVTRHEAQQWCLAHAFELVELNPQELPDEDDDFPESTGVKRIVQALNANVWSSVEMKDGHNQGFGLMSSLVASRHNNPRTCQDPPSSSLPVEGTVNNEEPNHTESTTNTDTQEEAVVDAMTDLDIQELANLTTGDVDVDNFERLFTKLKEMKDKASSLPHEQRKVHAEKVAKAFWMAIGGDEDEIDGLSSGEES